One Pseudorhodoplanes sinuspersici DNA segment encodes these proteins:
- a CDS encoding Bug family tripartite tricarboxylate transporter substrate binding protein yields MRRHSFIALFALLALTPCAFADTWPAKPIRAVVPFGAGSATDIIPRMVFEQLQTQLGQPIVVENRGGAGGTIGALQVVKSDPDAYTWLVHSSAHTVAPALYPNLQFKAESDLVPMAMIGSVPNVLIISPEKGIKTIQEFVAFGKANPGKLNFASLGVGSAVHMSAERFRVAAGYDAVHIPFKGGAEALSEVIAGRVDYYFCPIATALPHIQAGRLLALAVSSKTRAAQLPNVPTTLEAGFPDSDYTLWVGILGPVGTPKPVIEKLNVEMKKAFETPALKEKLDKIGVQAMPMSAEEFGGLIKAEFKTYGDFVKKTGLKTN; encoded by the coding sequence ATGCGCCGCCATTCATTCATCGCCCTGTTTGCTCTTTTGGCACTAACGCCTTGCGCGTTCGCCGATACCTGGCCGGCCAAGCCGATCAGAGCGGTCGTGCCGTTCGGAGCGGGATCGGCGACCGACATTATTCCGCGCATGGTTTTTGAGCAGCTTCAGACCCAGCTTGGGCAACCGATCGTGGTCGAAAACCGCGGCGGAGCAGGGGGCACCATCGGCGCGCTGCAGGTGGTGAAATCCGATCCCGACGCCTATACTTGGCTCGTGCATTCGTCGGCGCATACGGTGGCGCCCGCTCTTTATCCCAATCTGCAATTCAAGGCCGAAAGCGATCTCGTGCCGATGGCGATGATCGGCAGCGTGCCGAACGTGCTGATCATCTCGCCGGAGAAGGGCATCAAGACGATTCAGGAATTCGTCGCATTCGGCAAAGCCAATCCGGGAAAACTCAACTTCGCTTCGCTCGGCGTCGGCTCGGCGGTGCATATGAGCGCCGAGCGTTTCCGCGTCGCTGCCGGCTATGATGCCGTGCATATCCCGTTCAAGGGCGGCGCCGAAGCGTTGAGCGAGGTCATCGCCGGTCGCGTCGATTATTATTTCTGCCCGATTGCGACGGCCCTGCCGCATATCCAGGCCGGCAGATTGCTGGCGCTGGCTGTCAGTTCGAAGACACGGGCGGCGCAACTCCCCAACGTTCCGACGACACTCGAAGCGGGCTTTCCCGATTCCGATTACACGCTTTGGGTCGGCATTCTCGGGCCGGTCGGCACGCCCAAGCCGGTGATCGAGAAGCTGAATGTTGAAATGAAGAAGGCGTTCGAAACGCCAGCCTTGAAAGAGAAGCTCGACAAGATCGGCGTGCAGGCGATGCCGATGTCGGCCGAGGAGTTCGGCGGCTTGATCAAGGCCGAGTTCAAGACCTACGGCGATTTCGTAAAGAAGACCGGGCTGAAGACGAATTGA
- a CDS encoding calcium-binding protein, with translation MLPVIQLSSGATEADIVNALGTLTGGGTVILPPGETIAISSGLNIDVARRDITLDLNGGTLQQAANVSVITGRAVHTPMEQVGLSQNAAGHTTVTYSSLPASVVPGTWLKVVADDILPGDRIDSGATRMGQALQVAAVNGDTVTLAGTLIDQSNYRTNVRATEYVSGELVVKNGEIVGNQSVANGAFPLVQLRGLIDPSVEDVSLRDGVGKGISVVDSANASVTDVTVKNMNNGAGSLGIAVHSLSSTGTTVAGLYAENVIHATDANAIGNAANSPSAVYYGGDIGLNVHDSVAYATRDFAWTWHSEVVNASYDNVLAMDSYGFLNARGIGNEITNSGGVNNQRGIILYEWGEGDAREITIDTVTLKETLYYSTAAINQPRDNRIIDSWFESYGYPTPLDPAYATTTGTTYIRIDPANENDVITGSTGSDLLLGGKGDDLISGNDGDDYIWGGAGTDTLFGGLGRDRFAFHDPSEAGDVIGDFQAGLTGDQIDLSVMRARLNWEAGDPIANGYLRWVQSGSDVLVQINADGTGSDFATLATLTGVNASSLSSANVITTTQGGPDNVIVGTPGNDLLNGDDSDNVIDGGAGNDRIYGLGGHDWLIGGDGDDSLYGGDGNDVLDGGAGADVLSGSSGYDTVIYTTATEAVIADLIDHTNNAGGAAGDRFSSIENLTGSAFDDVLRGSSFHNVLEGGAGNDQLLGMAGNDTIRGGDGNDFIDGGAGNDILTGGAGADNFFFASLAEAGDTIIDFAADDVIALSGAGFGVADLEDIEFLIDGTPTGQAPALLYNATTGWLTWDADGAGSGRPVALAMLDHAPELTLNDFLIT, from the coding sequence ATGCTACCCGTCATTCAACTCAGCTCTGGTGCGACCGAGGCGGATATCGTCAACGCGCTTGGCACACTCACCGGCGGTGGAACAGTCATTCTGCCGCCGGGCGAGACAATCGCGATCAGTTCCGGCTTGAATATCGATGTGGCGCGTCGCGACATCACGCTCGATCTGAACGGTGGAACGCTGCAGCAGGCGGCCAATGTATCGGTGATCACCGGACGCGCCGTGCATACGCCGATGGAACAGGTGGGGCTGTCGCAGAACGCGGCGGGTCACACGACCGTCACCTATTCCAGTTTGCCGGCCAGCGTTGTGCCCGGAACCTGGTTGAAGGTTGTGGCCGACGACATCCTGCCCGGCGATCGTATCGACAGCGGGGCGACGCGCATGGGGCAAGCGCTGCAGGTCGCGGCCGTCAATGGCGACACGGTGACGCTGGCTGGCACGCTGATCGATCAATCGAATTATCGCACCAATGTCCGCGCCACCGAATATGTCAGCGGTGAGCTTGTCGTCAAAAACGGCGAAATCGTTGGCAACCAGAGCGTTGCGAACGGCGCTTTTCCGCTCGTTCAATTGCGCGGCCTGATCGATCCGAGCGTCGAAGATGTTTCCCTCCGTGATGGCGTCGGCAAGGGCATCAGCGTTGTCGACAGCGCCAACGCGTCGGTCACAGACGTTACCGTCAAGAATATGAACAACGGTGCCGGCTCGCTTGGCATCGCTGTCCACTCGCTCAGTTCCACCGGGACGACAGTGGCTGGGCTTTACGCCGAGAATGTCATCCATGCGACCGATGCGAATGCGATCGGCAATGCGGCGAACTCCCCGTCGGCGGTCTATTATGGCGGCGACATCGGCCTGAATGTCCACGATTCCGTCGCCTATGCGACGCGGGATTTCGCCTGGACCTGGCATTCGGAAGTGGTGAATGCCAGCTACGACAATGTACTGGCGATGGACAGCTACGGCTTTCTCAATGCGCGCGGTATCGGTAACGAGATCACCAATAGCGGCGGCGTCAATAACCAGCGTGGCATCATTCTGTACGAATGGGGCGAAGGCGACGCGCGCGAGATCACCATCGATACCGTGACGCTGAAGGAAACGCTTTATTATTCGACCGCCGCCATTAACCAGCCTCGTGATAACCGCATCATCGATTCCTGGTTTGAATCCTATGGCTACCCGACGCCGCTAGATCCGGCTTATGCGACGACGACGGGCACGACCTATATCCGGATTGATCCCGCCAACGAGAATGATGTCATCACCGGCTCCACAGGCAGCGATCTTTTGCTCGGCGGCAAGGGCGACGATCTGATCTCCGGCAATGATGGCGACGATTATATCTGGGGCGGAGCCGGAACAGACACGCTGTTCGGCGGCCTCGGACGCGATCGCTTTGCATTTCATGACCCGAGCGAAGCCGGCGATGTCATTGGCGATTTCCAGGCGGGACTGACGGGTGATCAGATCGATCTGTCGGTGATGCGGGCACGGCTGAACTGGGAGGCGGGCGATCCGATTGCGAACGGATATCTACGCTGGGTGCAGTCCGGCAGCGATGTTCTGGTCCAGATCAATGCGGACGGTACCGGAAGTGATTTCGCGACGCTGGCGACGCTCACGGGTGTCAACGCGTCGTCGCTCAGTTCGGCGAATGTCATCACCACGACGCAAGGCGGTCCCGACAACGTGATTGTGGGCACCCCCGGAAACGATCTGCTGAATGGCGACGACAGCGACAATGTCATCGATGGCGGGGCAGGGAACGATCGCATCTACGGCCTTGGCGGACACGACTGGCTCATTGGCGGGGATGGCGATGACAGTCTCTATGGCGGCGATGGTAACGACGTTCTGGATGGCGGTGCGGGCGCCGATGTGCTGAGCGGCAGCAGCGGCTATGACACCGTCATCTATACCACTGCCACGGAAGCCGTGATTGCAGACCTCATCGACCACACGAACAATGCTGGTGGCGCCGCGGGCGATCGCTTTAGTTCAATCGAGAATCTGACCGGTAGCGCCTTCGATGATGTTTTACGGGGCAGCAGTTTCCACAATGTGCTGGAGGGCGGTGCCGGTAATGATCAATTGCTCGGAATGGCCGGCAACGACACGATCCGCGGCGGAGACGGCAACGACTTCATCGATGGCGGTGCCGGCAACGACATACTCACGGGCGGTGCTGGCGCCGACAACTTCTTTTTTGCTTCACTCGCGGAAGCCGGCGACACAATCATCGATTTCGCCGCCGATGACGTCATTGCGCTTTCGGGGGCGGGGTTCGGTGTCGCGGATCTGGAGGATATTGAGTTTCTCATCGACGGAACGCCAACGGGACAGGCGCCAGCCCTCCTTTATAATGCGACCACGGGCTGGCTGACCTGGGACGCTGATGGCGCTGGCAGCGGCAGGCCTGTGGCATTGGCCATGCTGGATCATGCGCCCGAACTCACGCTGAATGACTTCCTGATTACCTGA